A portion of the Calliphora vicina chromosome 5, idCalVici1.1, whole genome shotgun sequence genome contains these proteins:
- the LOC135959773 gene encoding protein tumorous imaginal discs, mitochondrial isoform X1 codes for MITCNRINLHILRKVSIKSVTQQPLLAIENIGNSRQNTKSWTSLSLTNGNFLLQRQLEQQQQHQTSKIQRNFYTSQKLNAKDYYQTLGVAKNASAKDIKKAYYQLAKKYHPDTNKDDPDAGRKFQEVSEAYEVLSDDTKRREYDTYGQTSENMGRQGAGGFGGHGPQGFSQNWQFRSSIDPEELFRKIFGEGNFRSNSFDDFAESQYGFGRSQEMVMDLTFAQAARGVNKDINVNVVDTCNKCNGSKCEPGTKPGKCQYCNGTGMETISTGPFVMRSTCRYCQGTRQYIKYPCAECEGKGQTVQRRKVTVPVPAGIENGQTVRMQVGKKELFITFRVEPSKYFKREGADVHTDATISLSQAVLGGSIRVEGVYEDQWLNIEPGTSSHHKIFLRGKGLKRVNAHGHGDHYVNIKIEIPKKLTKEQKELLQRYAELETNTPGSIHGLANRQDGSKKATSSSSQNSTKSETESPSSSAQSSTTPKSSSKEEEDKKDKDSGMFSKLKSMFN; via the exons atgatAACTTGTAATCGCATAAATTTGCACATTTTACGTAAAGTATCAATTAAAAGTGTAACACAACAGCCTCTGCTGGCAATCGAGAATATTGGAAACAGCAGACAAAACACAAAGTCCTGGACCAGCCTCAGTttaacaaatggaaatttcttattgcAAAGACAGCtggagcaacaacaacaacaccagaCAAGTAAAATACAACGTAACTTTTATACCTCACAAAAATTAAATGCCAAGGATTACTATCAAACACTGGGAGTGGCTAAAAATGCCTCGGCTAAAGACATAAAAAAGGCCTACTATCAATTGGCTAAGAAGTATCACCCTGATACGAATAAGGACGATCCCGACGCCGGTCGCAAGTTTCAAGAGGTTTCTGAAGCCTATGAAGTCTTGAGTGATGACACAAAAAGACGGGAATATGATACATATGGCCAAACTTCAGAAAATATGGGTCGCCAGGGAGCAGGAGGTTTTGGCGGACATGGTCCTCAaggattttcacaaaattggcAATTTAGATCGTCCATAGATCCAGAAGAATTATTCCGTAAAATATTTGGTGAAGGAAATTTCCGTTCCAATTCATTTGATGATTTTGCCGAGTCACAATATGGTTTTGGCCGCTCCCAAGAAATGGTAATGGATTTGACATTTGCCCAAGCTGCTAGAGGTGTCAATAAAGACATCAATGTGAATGTGGTGGACACCTGCAATAAATGCAATGGCAGCAAATGTGAACCGGGTACCAAACCAGGCAAATGTCAATATTGTAATGGCACAGGTATGGAAACCATATCGACTGGCCCCTTCGTCATGCGCTCCACATGCCGCTATTGCCAGGGCACACGGCAATACATTAAGTATCCTTGTGCCGAATGTGAGGGTAAGGGACAAACAGTGCAAAGAAGAAAAGTAACAGTACCAGTGCCGGCTGGCattgaaaatggacaaactgTTCGCATGCAAGTGGGTAAAAAGGAACTATTCATTACGTTCCGTGTCGAGCCTAGTAAATACTTTAAACGTGAGGGTGCCGATGTTCATACCGATGCTACCATTTCCCTGTCACAGGCAGTCTTGGGAGGCTCAATACGTGTCGAAGGCGTCTATGAAGATCAATGGCTAAATATAGAACCGGGCACTTCATCACATCACAAAATTTTCCTCAGAGGCAAAGGTCTGAAGCGTGTAAATGCTCACGGCCACGGTGACCactatgtaaatattaaaatagaaattcctaaaaaattaACCAAAGAACAAAAAGAGTTATTACAACGTTATGCTGAATTAGAAACAAATACACCGGGTTCGATACATGGCTTGGCAAATCGACAAGATGGCAGCAAGAAAGCAAC tTCAAGCTCTtcacaaaattccacaaaaagtGAAACCGAGTCACCATCTTCGTCAGCACAATCTTCTACAACACCGAAATCGTCTTCAAAAGAAGAGGAAGATAAAAAAGATAAAGATTCAGGCATGTTTTCGAAACTAAAATCcatgtttaattaa
- the LOC135959773 gene encoding protein tumorous imaginal discs, mitochondrial isoform X2, translating into MITCNRINLHILRKVSIKSVTQQPLLAIENIGNSRQNTKSWTSLSLTNGNFLLQRQLEQQQQHQTSKIQRNFYTSQKLNAKDYYQTLGVAKNASAKDIKKAYYQLAKKYHPDTNKDDPDAGRKFQEVSEAYEVLSDDTKRREYDTYGQTSENMGRQGAGGFGGHGPQGFSQNWQFRSSIDPEELFRKIFGEGNFRSNSFDDFAESQYGFGRSQEMVMDLTFAQAARGVNKDINVNVVDTCNKCNGSKCEPGTKPGKCQYCNGTGMETISTGPFVMRSTCRYCQGTRQYIKYPCAECEGKGQTVQRRKVTVPVPAGIENGQTVRMQVGKKELFITFRVEPSKYFKREGADVHTDATISLSQAVLGGSIRVEGVYEDQWLNIEPGTSSHHKIFLRGKGLKRVNAHGHGDHYVNIKIEIPKKLTKEQKELLQRYAELETNTPGSIHGLANRQDGSKKAT; encoded by the coding sequence atgatAACTTGTAATCGCATAAATTTGCACATTTTACGTAAAGTATCAATTAAAAGTGTAACACAACAGCCTCTGCTGGCAATCGAGAATATTGGAAACAGCAGACAAAACACAAAGTCCTGGACCAGCCTCAGTttaacaaatggaaatttcttattgcAAAGACAGCtggagcaacaacaacaacaccagaCAAGTAAAATACAACGTAACTTTTATACCTCACAAAAATTAAATGCCAAGGATTACTATCAAACACTGGGAGTGGCTAAAAATGCCTCGGCTAAAGACATAAAAAAGGCCTACTATCAATTGGCTAAGAAGTATCACCCTGATACGAATAAGGACGATCCCGACGCCGGTCGCAAGTTTCAAGAGGTTTCTGAAGCCTATGAAGTCTTGAGTGATGACACAAAAAGACGGGAATATGATACATATGGCCAAACTTCAGAAAATATGGGTCGCCAGGGAGCAGGAGGTTTTGGCGGACATGGTCCTCAaggattttcacaaaattggcAATTTAGATCGTCCATAGATCCAGAAGAATTATTCCGTAAAATATTTGGTGAAGGAAATTTCCGTTCCAATTCATTTGATGATTTTGCCGAGTCACAATATGGTTTTGGCCGCTCCCAAGAAATGGTAATGGATTTGACATTTGCCCAAGCTGCTAGAGGTGTCAATAAAGACATCAATGTGAATGTGGTGGACACCTGCAATAAATGCAATGGCAGCAAATGTGAACCGGGTACCAAACCAGGCAAATGTCAATATTGTAATGGCACAGGTATGGAAACCATATCGACTGGCCCCTTCGTCATGCGCTCCACATGCCGCTATTGCCAGGGCACACGGCAATACATTAAGTATCCTTGTGCCGAATGTGAGGGTAAGGGACAAACAGTGCAAAGAAGAAAAGTAACAGTACCAGTGCCGGCTGGCattgaaaatggacaaactgTTCGCATGCAAGTGGGTAAAAAGGAACTATTCATTACGTTCCGTGTCGAGCCTAGTAAATACTTTAAACGTGAGGGTGCCGATGTTCATACCGATGCTACCATTTCCCTGTCACAGGCAGTCTTGGGAGGCTCAATACGTGTCGAAGGCGTCTATGAAGATCAATGGCTAAATATAGAACCGGGCACTTCATCACATCACAAAATTTTCCTCAGAGGCAAAGGTCTGAAGCGTGTAAATGCTCACGGCCACGGTGACCactatgtaaatattaaaatagaaattcctaaaaaattaACCAAAGAACAAAAAGAGTTATTACAACGTTATGCTGAATTAGAAACAAATACACCGGGTTCGATACATGGCTTGGCAAATCGACAAGATGGCAGCAAGAAAGCAACGTAA
- the dgt5 gene encoding augmin complex subunit dgt5: MTIEDDMEAFRVWATKLGCPPDAIPSEDALKSVFKSRQRDYFCNLMRRVCPRQEVQDVKENILIHKVEKIKGRVVPVSERAFLPREMQTHLKVQDLKKKQKDLQQRFDERKKEYEALAASIKAKNIQEINLENKCDLLEAKVHILDLKTKALDKEIEREEENKEKIKATMPVILTNENKSEHNAAEAVNKALKELEDFYTFCQNNTNAVELQEAKNNLWSNLRKMFTNIPVFLIFNAIMRLKEDQLQYIMALNKTASNESHINNVTNNRESLTNFELNLMKTKSSFLSLVGKYLSACQERKRLEEQYVKAFSEFEDKLLEKVKIFNADTDSEHNEAIMRNYVIQYYSLNFTKGQNEYLQQQIEMLKAEIDNSNKHLDNHEILLGSIKQVYGEISTSVNRLQYDMMQLSQIKDKIIYSKNIMKHQLDDLEATTNVKSSFIPTKLKLNNNNNHSLLGVDSFEMSNDNVFCSTKLDFDSTISPLNNSSSRRTFGAGDVTLMPQAQNKILTPHTMELNTFCDLSLEHLSCMSKECAFYLSPNPLIIESRELTSTIQLAPGILLTPFGALQEVRNRILWADLIAQHSNDLKINLDTFLVDPQAFKERAKQQHDRIIEILDKIDVCSLNSLRSLQKLTKTYDFLIDNPLRHFIPSTKLFNNQSYADYEAELLMYIRMATTGNSIK, from the exons ATGACCATTGAAGATGACATGGAAGCATTTCGTGTGTGGGCTACAAAACTAGGTTGTCCCCCCGATGCAATACCCAGTGAAGATGCTTTAAAATC TGTTTTTAAATCTCGCCAACGggattatttttgcaatttgatGCGTCGTGTTTGTCCTCGACAGGAAGTACAAGATGTTAAGGAGAATATATTGATACATAAAGTGGAAAAAATCAAAGGACGTGTTGTGCCG gtCTCCGAACGTGCCTTTTTACCCCGGGAAATGCAAACGCATCTTAAGGTTCAAGATCTAAAAAAGAAGcaaaaggatttgcaacaacgTTTTGATGAACGCAAAAAAGAATATGAAGCGCTGGCCGCTTCAATTAAAGCTAAAA acattcaagaaataaatttagaaaataagtgTGATTTATTGGAAGCTAAAGTACACATTTTGGATCTCAAGACTAAAGCACTGGATAAAGAAATTGAGAGAGAAGAAGAGAATAAAGAAAAGATAAAAGCCACAATGCCAGTGATcctaacaaatgaaaataagagTGAACATAATGCTGCAGAGGCCGTGAATAAAGCTCTTAAAGAACTGGAAGATTTCTATACATTTTGTCAAAATAATACTAATG CCGTAGAATTACAAGAAGCCAAGAATAATTTATGGTCTAATTTGCGTAAAATGTTCACCAATATACCAGTATTTCTCATCTTTAATGCCATCATGCGCTTAAAGGAGGATCAATTGCAATATATAATGGCCTTAAATAAAACTGCATCCAATGAATCTCATATAAACAATGTCACTAATAATCGTGAATCATtgacaaattttgaattaaatctGATGAAAACAAAATCGAGTTTTTTAAGTCTTGTGGGCAAATATTTGTCCGCGTGTCAAGAACGCAAACGTTTGGAGGAACAATATGTTAAGGCATTTAGTGAATTCGAAGATAAGCTATtggaaaaagtgaaaatatttaatgctGATACAGATTCGGAACATAATGAAGCCATTATGCGTAACTATGTAATACAATACTATTCGTTGAATTTTACCAAGGGTCAAAATGAGTATTTGCAGCAACAAATTGAAATGCTGAAAGCGGAGATAGATAACTCTAATAAGCATTTGGATAATCATGAA ATACTTCTTGGTTCTATAAAACAAGTTTACGGCGAAATAAGTACTTCTGTTAATCGGCTACAGTACGATATGATGCAATTATCACAAATTAaagacaaaataatttattcgaaaaacatTATGAAGCATCAATTGGATGATTTAGAAGCAACAACTAACGTCAAATCGAGCTTCATACCCACCAAGTTAAAacttaacaataacaataatcatTCACTACTGGGTGTTGACAGTTTTGAGATGAGTAACGACAATGTTTTCTGTAGTACAAAATTGGATTTTGATTCTACTATTTCCCCCTTGAACAATTCATCGTCACGACGTACTTTTGGAGCTGGTGACGTTACATTAATGCCTCAGgcgcaaaataaaatattgactcCCCACACTATGGAATTGAATACGTTTTGTGACCTATCATTGGAGCATTTATCTTGTATGAGTAAAGAATG TGCATTTTATTTATCACCAAATCCCTTAATAATTGAATCTCGTGAACTCACATCTACAATCCAGTTAGCTCCAGGCATTTTATTAACACCCTTTGGTGCCTTACAGGAAGTCCGCAATCGTATTTTGTGGGCGGATTTAATTGCACAACATTCAAATGATTTGAAGATAAACTTGGACACATTTTTAG TTGATCCACAAGCATTTAAAGAGCGCGCTAAACAACAGCATGATCGCATTATTGAAATATTAGATAAAATTGATGTTTGTTCATTAAATTCTTTGCGTAGCTTACAGAAATTGACAAAAACTTATGATTTTCTAATTGACAATCCTCTGCGCCACTTCATACCctcaacaaaattgtttaacaatcaATCATATGCAGATTATGAAGCTGAACTACTCATGTATATTCGCATGGCCACAACTGGAAATTCCATTAAGTAA
- the l(2)dtl gene encoding protein lethal(2)denticleless, whose product MKTNMNYVQKYFSRQQGISSDLSYDFALKRLCVAKEDSWRGILPSNYSSDFNPEPPIFAAKFANCEGYRHMLAIANEDGKIALQDTTQRNYEPEEKSLTAPQCHYNAVFDLEWAPGQMRFVSASGDHTARLWEVTNSEIIGVRPFVGHTRSVKTAAFRKNDSSVFATGGRDGAIIIWDTRANLNVDMTPRADNCIYSGHVGGPGTPVSQRKRSRTPKMPPNTTSSSITGLAFQDENTLISCGAGDGIIKVWDLRRNYSSYKKEPHPKHSLPYAGSSTFKGFTNLIVDDSGSRLFANCMDNTIYCYNLHSYSPKPLALYRGLLNSTFYIKSCLSPDGKYLLSGSSDEKAYIWNLDYPDEPLVGLSGHTVEVTCVAWGSTHDRPIVTCSDDARHKIWRIGPEELLPSDITENYRGQAEYVRKFSKPAHHTASTHKYNLRDLESTPRSLKRLVEQNERTPNTVEKVSTKRSFLEMLGCTSTNQANEDSGDMEIHEPKRPKTLETRGRRLFSPCHSSASGPSTSSAAGFSSRSIFKQLSSIPEERNISINANATSPLTHHHETLQNNDSNQENNQETVVLQTPPSGVTANISKMNLNTSSNTPSPLSERRPGLEMNLSAASFTSPPSTSLPAAYTPTQQPFSPMIFSPTSNLPNYVLDGEAPHLGIMSPKRKLKDKVDWLTKIRKQKLMSSCRGTSLTEKMQEHQPHSPAIYTNEVTGGGTAGAMTQVSSPRLQSLRQSECSPRSTTPRRRLSQNHLSSPSSSSHHNHQPRTPTSSRRNSETTLLRFFSVQSQNSSSSRQQHTSTLSTADVGEMMPLSPNTISSSLNTNPSSSSNNISNPNAPSLHPTPTSATTCTE is encoded by the exons atgaaaacaaatatgaattatGTACAAAAATACTTCAGCAGACAACAGGGAATTT CAAGTGACCTGAGTTATGATTTCGCTCTGAAACGTTTATGTGTGGCAAAAGAGGATAGTTGGCGTGGCATATTGCCATCAAATTACAGTTCAGACTTCAATCCGGAACCACCTATATTTGCAGCAAAATTTGCCAATTGTGAGGGTTATCGTCATATGTTGGCTATCGCCAACGAAGATGGCAAAATCGCCTTGCAAGACACCACACAACGCAACTATGAACCAGAGGAAAAATCTTTGACGGCGCCCCAATGCCATTACAATGCCGTATTCGATTTGGAGTGGGCTCCGGGACAAATGCGCTTTGTATCGGCCTCTGGAGATCATACAGCACGTCTTTGGGAAGTAACAAATAGTGAAATCATAGGTGTGCGGCCATTTGTAGGCCATACTCGTTCTGTAAAAACGGCAGCTTTTCGTAAAAACGATTCATCAGTATTTGCCACCGGTGGTAGAGATGGAGCCATTATCATTTGGGATACAAGAGCAAATTTAAATGTAGACATGACTCCAAGAGCGGATAATTGTATATATAGTGGTCATGTTGGTGGCCCTGGTACGCCTGTGTCACAGAGAAAACGCTCACGTACACCGAAAATGCCACCAAACACAACATCGAGCAGTATAACCGGCTTAGCTTTTCAA GATGAAAACACTTTAATTTCCTGCGGAGCTGGTGATGGTATTATAAAAGTTTGGGATCTTAGACGTAACTATAGTTCCTACAAAAAGGAACCACATCCTAAACACAGTCTGCCATATGCCGGCTCATCCACCTTTAAAGGTTTCACAAATTTAATAGTAGATGATTCGGGCAGTCGTCTTTTTGCCAATTGCATGGATAATACCATCTACTGTTATAATTTACATTCATATTCACCAAAGCCTTTGGCACTTTATCGCGGCCTTTTAAATAGTACCTTTTATATAAAGTCTTGCCTTAGTCCGGATGGCAAATATCTACTGAGTGGCAGTTCAGACGAGAAAGCCTACATTTGGAACTTGGATTATCCGGATGAACCGCTGGTGGGTTTATCAGGACATACCGTGGAGGTGACTTGTGTTGCATGGGGCTCTACACACGATCGTCCAATTGTTACATGTAGTGATGATGCTAGGCACAAAATATGGCGTATAGGACCGGAGGAGTTGTTGCCCTCAGACATAACGGAAAACTATCGTGGCCAGGCGGAATATGTTAGAAAGTTTTCAAAACCAGCCCATCATACGGCATCTACGCATAAGTATAATCTTCGAGATTTGGAAAGTACTCCTAGATCTTTGAAGAGACTGGTGGAACAGAACGAAAGGACACCCAATACTGTGGAAAAAGTTTCAACCAAAAGAAGTTTCTTGGAAATGTTGGGTTGCACTTCCACAAATCAGGCTAATGAAGATAGTGGAGATATGGAAATACATGAACCTAAGAGACCAAAAACCTTGGAAACTCGGGGACGTAGACTATTCAGTCCTTGTCACTCAAGTGCCAGCGGCCCCTCTACAAGTTCGGCAGCCGGTTTTTCATCGagaagtatttttaaacaattgtcgAGTATTCCAGAAGAACGTAATATTAGTATTAATGCGAACGCAACAAGTCCTTTAACACATCACCACGAAACTCTGCAGAACAACGATTCGAATCAAGAAAATAACCAAGAAACTGTAGTTCTGCAAACACCACCCTCCGGTGTTACGgcaaatatatcaaaaatgaatttaaatactAGCAGCAATACTCCTTCGCCATTGTCAGAAAGACGGCCAGGTTTAGAAATGAATCTCTCAGCAGCCTCTTTTACTTCTCCGCCCTCTACGAGTCTGCCGGCTGCTTACACACCCACACAGCAACCTTTCTCTCCCATGATCTTTTCACCTACTTCAAATTTACCTAATTATGTATTAGACGGAGAGGCGCCACATTTAGGCATCATGTCACCGAAACGTAAACTAAAAGATAAGGTCGATTGGCTGAcaaaaatacgcaaacaaaagcTAATGTCTTCGTGTCGAGGGACATCTTTGACAGAGAAAATGCAAGAACACCAGCCACATTCTCCAGCCATATACACAAATGAAGTTACAGGTGGTGGAACAGCTGGTGCAATGACACAAGTATCATCCCCTCGTTTACAAAGTCTTCGTCAGTCAGAGTGTAGCCCAAGATCTACAACACCACGCAGACGTCTGTCACAAAATCATTTGTCCTCGCCCTCATCATCTTCACATCATAATCACCAACCACGCACACCCACCTCAAGTCGAAGGAATAGTGAAACTACTCTTCTTCGTTTCTTTAGTGTTCAGTCTCAAAACTCCTCCTCGTCCAGACAACAGCACACATCCACATTATCTACGGCCGATGTGGGAGAAATGATGCCATTGTCTCCCAACACCATCAGTTCATCTCTCAATACCAATCCCTCATCATCTAGCAACAATATATCAAACCCAAATGCGCCTTCTTTACATCCAACGCCCACGTCGGCAACCACCTGCACTGAGTGA
- the Alg3 gene encoding lethal(2)neighbour of tid protein 2, with translation MAPPSTKPPAAVARAAVNKRFNGEHFLQKVYRKYVNFQFAKYLIFDPAALPIVTVFILLAELVLNVLVINRVPYTEIDWKAYMQECEGFLNGTTNYALLKGDTGPLVYPAAFVYIYSALYFLTSYGQNIRLAQYVFGLIYLLQMWLVLRLYSKSRKVPPYVLVISAFTSYRIHSIYVLRLFNDPVAILFLYAALNLFLDRRWTWGSVCFSLGVGCKMNILLFAPALLLFYLINLGLVKTIVQLAVCGILQLVLGLPFLLTYPWQYVKGSFDLGRVFEHKWTVNYRFLATDYFENKYFHLALLCLHILLLMVFAKPTITFFKNYTRLRQLQSQFQPQLDQQNMKLKEDKIKKTKKPVEAKKVVGDEEQLTAEQEAFLHSFEKGLQQSTGRKGPIKQQEPEKSVESHSETEKVSVHFDQCTQLALLPFFLCNFIGVLCARSLHYQFYVWYYHSLPYLTWSTNYSLGLRYLLLGLIEFCWNTYPSTDFSSVVLHLSHLILLYGVARNMFKTLSQSTAIRKQQDLNEAKQSSANGSISSAKSKTKKH, from the exons ATGGCGCCTCCATCCACAAAACCTCCAGCTGCTGTAGCTCGTGCAGCCGTCAATAAACGTTTTAACGGTGAACATTTTCTGCAAaaagtttatagaaaatatgtaaattttcaatttgctaAATACCTTATATTCGATCCGGCTGCTTTGCCCATTGTTACCGTCTTCATACTGTTGGCTGAATTGGTTCTGAATGTTCTGGTTATAAATCGTGTTCCGTATACGGAAATTGACTGGAAGGCGTATATGCAGGAATGTGAAGGATTCTTGAATGGCACCACCAACTATGCTCTGCTAAAAG GTGACACTGGTCCTTTGGTTTATCCTGCTGCCTTTGTGTACATCTATTCAGCGTTGTACTTCCTTACATCTTATGGACAAAATATACGCTTAGCTCAATATGTGTTCGGTTTAATATACTTGCTGCAAATGTGGCTTGTATTACGTCTCTATAGCAAGAGTCGCAAAGTGCCTCCATATGTTTTAGTAATCAGTGCCTTCACATCGTATCGCATACATTCAATTTATGTATTGCGTCTCTTCAATGATCCTGTGGCCATACTCTTCCTATATGCTGCTCTCAACCTATTTTTGGACCGTCGCTGGACATGGGGTAGTGTATGCTTCAGTTTGGGTGTGGGATGCAAAATGAATATACTACTATTTGCGCCAGCACTTTTACTGTTCTACTTGATTAATTTGGGTCTTGTGAAGACCATTGTGCAGTTGGCTGTTTGTGGCATACTACAATTAGTATTGGGTCTGCCCTTCTTATTGACTTATCCGTGGCAGTATGTAAAGGGTAGTTTTGATTTGGGACGTGTATTCGAGCATAAATGGACGGTAAACTACAGATTTTTAGCCAcggattattttgaaaataaatatttccatttGGCTCTTCTATGTCTGCATATTTTGCTGCTGATGGTGTTTGCCAAACcaacaataacattttttaaaaattacacacGCCTTAGACAGTTGCAATCTCAATTCCAGCCTCAATTGGACcaacaaaatatgaaattaaaggaGGACAAaatcaagaaaacgaaaaaaccAGTTGAAGCCAAAAAAGTGGTTGGGGATGAAGAACAACTAACAGCTGAACAAGAAGCTTTTCTACATAGTTTTGAAAAGGGTTTGCAACAATCAACTGGCCGTAAGGGACCAATTAAACAGCAAGAACCTGAAAAGTCTGTGGAATCCCACTCGGAAACAGAAAAAGTATCTGTACACTTTGATCAATGCACCCAATTGGCGTTGTTGCCCTTTTTCCTGTGCAACTTTATAGGTGTCTTATGTGCTCGTTCGTTACACTACCAATTCTATGTTTGGTATTACCACTCATTGCCTTACTTGACATGGTCCACCAACTACAGTTTGGGATTGCGTTATCTTTTATTGGGTCTTATAGAATTCTGTTGGAATACATATCCCAGTACCGATTTCTCCAGTGTTGTTTTACATTTAAgtcatttgattttattatatgGTGTGGCCCGCAATATGTTCAAAACTCTTAGTCAAAGTACTGCCATACGAAAACAACAAGATTTAAATGAAGCTAAACAGTCATCTGCTAATGGTTCCATATCAAGTGCCAAATCTAAGACtaagaaacattaa